From Elephas maximus indicus isolate mEleMax1 chromosome 1, mEleMax1 primary haplotype, whole genome shotgun sequence, a single genomic window includes:
- the LOC126085672 gene encoding pantetheinase-like: MTSSFPTSVALFALLALNVGALDTCLAAVYEHAIILPKNTETPISQQGALLLMNKNIDILEKAIKQAAEKICTMLKCRTTALETGGDSVEAASTSFEMFSLSGTFGTQYVFPEVLLSDVQLAPGEFQVSSDGRLFSLKPTSGPVLTVTLFGRWYEKDQALNASSEFRARALRLMKIALMIIVLTIVTIWYFY, from the exons atgacttcttcttttccaacctCCGTGGCACTTTTTGCTCTACTTGCCCTGAATGTCGGTGCTCTGGACACTTGCCTAGCTGCAGTGTATGAACATGCTATCATATTGCCAAAGAACACAGAAACACCCATTTCTCAGCAAGGTGCCTTGCTCCTGATGAACAAGAATATAGATATTCTGGAGAAAGCAATTAAACAGGCAGCTGAAAAG ATTTGTACTATGCTGAAGTGCAGAACAACTGCCTTAGAAACTGGTGGTGACTCAGTCGAAGCAGCTTCCACCAGCTTTGAAATGTTCTCCCTCAGCGGCACTTTTGGAACCCAGTATGTCTTCCCTGAGGTGTTGCTGAGTGACGTTCAGCTTGCACCTGGAGAATTTCAG GTGTCAAGTGATGGACGCCTGTTTAGCCTGAAGCCAACATCCGGACCTGTCTTAACAGTAACTCTGTTTGGGAGGTGGTATGAGAAGGACCAGGCATTGAATGCTTCGTCAGAGTTCAGGGCACGAGCACTAAGACTGATGAAAATAGCTCTCATGATTATTGTATTAACTATAGTAACTATTTGGTACTTTTACTGA